TTCAAGAATGCGGGCCGAGTGCCCTCCCCCACCAAAGGTCACGTCCACGTAGCGGCCGTCGGGCCGCAGGCCGAGGCCGGCCAGGCATTCGGCCAGCATCACGGGGCGGTGGTAAGCACTGTCGTTGGCGTAGTCGCTCATGCGGTGGGGCCGTTCTGCGGCGGCGTTTCAACGGATAAAAACTTCTGCGCCAATTTGCTAAAGCTTTGCTGGTCTTTGATGAGAAACTCGTCGTAGCGAGTGGGGTCCCAAATTTCGCAACGGTTTCCCAAGCCAACAATTATTGCTTCTTTCTCAATCCCAGCATAGCGTAACATGCTGCGTGGCAACATGAAGCGACTGATAGAGTCAAGCTCTACTTCAGTCATGCCCCGGAAAAAGTTGCGCTGAAATTGCCGGTACTCTTCGTTAAATTCATCGAGGGCCATCACCTTTTCGTGAATGACCCGCCAGGCTGCCCGCGGGTACAACACCAGGCAAGGCTCAAAGCCACGCACCAGCACCAGTTGATTTCCGGATTGTTCGGGGAGGTTGCTCTTCACCTTGGCCGGCAACACAAGCCTCCCCTTGGGGTCAAGCTTGCATTCATATTCGCCGGACAACAGGTTCATAAGCATAGACGCCAGGGAGGCAAACAGGCGACATGGGCAAATGTACGGGAAGCCCAGTGGAATTCAACCACCATTTACCACTTTCTACCACGTTTCAAAAAAGCCTCTTGCTATTCATTAATAGCCACTTTTACAGTTTTCCAGTGCCGCGTGCGTGGAGAGAAAACCACAAATCCACATCCAACGGGACAAAATGTCAGAGCAACTACTGGTGAGAAAAGACCGCATACAAGTGCGCTCGCCGGTGATTGCGGCCTGACAGCATCGCGGCCAGCCGGGCCAGCACGCAAGCAGTCGCAGCCACTACCAGGCTCCAAAGGCAGGAATATTGAACGCGCGGCACTGTGGTTGTGTACGCCCTCCTCCAAAGTAGCTGTTGTACCTTTGTGGCTGTGCAACATTCCCGCATCCGCCGTTCGCTTTGCGTAGTGCTGGCCGTATTGGTGCTCATCACCTCGGTGGGCCTCACGGTGCAGCGCCTGACCTGCCGCATGAGCGGCCGGAGCACCGTGGCGGTATCGATGGCCGGCCCCGCCGAGCTACGCGGCTGCACCGCCGACATGGCCCCCGCCGCGCCGGCGGCCAAGGACAACTGCTGCGATTTCAGCAAGCAGCTGCACAAGCTTTCGTCGCCGGCCCACGAGCTGGCGGCCAAAATACTGGTGCCCACGCCGCAATTCGCGGCGGTATTGCCCGAACATCCCCGTCCACTGGCTGGTGCGTTCGTGGCCCGGTTCAGCCGGGAGCCCCGGTGGATGGCGGCCGATGCCTCGCCCCCTCCCAAGGCAGGGCGCACGTTGCTGGCATTCGTTTGTAAGCTGGTGGTTTAGGAATTCTGAAAAGCCGTGCGTGGCTGCTCCGGCAGCAAGCCCGGGTGTGTTCGTGGCATGGGCTGCGAAATTTCAGAATGCCTTAACTTACAGAACTTATGAAATCCACTTGCGGGGCTTTCCCGCTGCTATTCGCTTTTTTCGCGGGCCTCGGTGCCCTGCAGCCGCAACGGGCGCTGGCCCAGTCGGCTGCCATTGCGCCGGTGCGCGGCGAAATCACCGAAGCCGGCAAAGCCACTCCCCTGCCCGGCGCGGTGCTGCGCTGGCTCTTCGATGCCCCTGAGGCTTCCGACCCGGTGGTGACGGCCAGCTCCGACGGGGCCGGCCGATTCTCCATAACCCGGCCGGCGCGGGCCGCGTCGCGGCTGGTGGTGCAGGCCTTGGGCTACCGCGCCGACACCGTGGCCGTGGCCGCTACCGGCGCGCCCTACCTGCGGGTGGCCCTGCGCCCCGGCCAGGAGCTGAGCGAGGTGACCGTGACCGCGCGCGGCCCCTCCTACTCGGCCCTGACGCCGGCCAACGTGCAGGTTATTTCGAGCCGCGACCTGACCAAATCGGCCTGCTGCAACCTGGCCGAAAGCTTCGAAACCAACGCCTCGGTGGAGGTCACGACGTCCGATGCCGTATCGGGTGCCAAACAGATTCAGCTGCTGGGCCTGGACGGCAGCTACTCGCTGCTGACCGTGGACAACCAGCCCGCGCTGCGGGGCCTGGCCGCGCCCTATCGGCTGGGCTACCTGGCCGGGCCGTGGATTGACAACATTGAAATCATCAAGGGCACGGGCTCGGTGGTGAATGGATACGAGGCCATTTCGGGGCAGGTAAATGTGAAGCTGAAGGAGCCCGAGAAAACCGACCAGCTGCTGTTCAACGCCTATGTCAACGA
This DNA window, taken from Hymenobacter sp. 5317J-9, encodes the following:
- the mraZ gene encoding division/cell wall cluster transcriptional repressor MraZ, encoding MNLLSGEYECKLDPKGRLVLPAKVKSNLPEQSGNQLVLVRGFEPCLVLYPRAAWRVIHEKVMALDEFNEEYRQFQRNFFRGMTEVELDSISRFMLPRSMLRYAGIEKEAIIVGLGNRCEIWDPTRYDEFLIKDQQSFSKLAQKFLSVETPPQNGPTA